Proteins co-encoded in one Kutzneria chonburiensis genomic window:
- a CDS encoding DEAD/DEAH box helicase, whose product MTDTLNPTTTAARPLRAWQRRALTRYLTSKPQDFLAVATPGAGKTTFGLRVAAELLADRTVERVTIVTPTEHLKHQWAKAAAEAGIAIDSNFRNGAGQTSNDYNGVAVTYAQVAAHPTLHRVRTENRKTLVILDEVHHGGDAKSWGDAIREAFTPAVRRLALTGTPFRSDDSPIPFVNYEPDSAGAMRSRADHSYGYSDALRDGVVRPVLFLAYSGEASWRTGAGEEFTARLGEPLTVEQTARAWRTALDPTGEWMPAVISAADQRLNQVRQSIPDAGAMVLASDQESAKAYATIITQLTGVEPTVVLSDDPKATGRIAEYAAGQSRWLVAVRMVSEGVDVPRLAVGVYATSSSTPLFFAQAIGRFVRSRRPGETASVFLPSVPVLLQLAAELEAERDHVLGKPHRESDGWDDELLKDANRTKDEGEEEKGYTSLGASAELDQLIFDGSSFGTAAMVGTEEEQDYLGLPGLLAPDQVRDLLRQRQAKQLADVSARKAAEPDPVAQPARTRTTQERLAELRRELNTLVSMHHHRTKKPHGKIHSELRAYCGGPPTAMASVEQLEERIATLRSW is encoded by the coding sequence TTGACGGACACCCTCAACCCGACGACGACCGCCGCACGACCGCTCCGGGCCTGGCAGCGCCGCGCGCTGACCAGGTACCTGACGTCCAAGCCGCAGGACTTCCTCGCGGTCGCGACGCCCGGCGCCGGCAAGACCACGTTCGGGCTGCGGGTCGCCGCCGAGCTGCTGGCCGACCGCACCGTCGAGCGGGTCACCATCGTGACGCCGACCGAGCACCTCAAGCACCAGTGGGCCAAGGCCGCGGCCGAGGCCGGCATCGCGATCGACTCCAACTTCCGCAACGGCGCCGGGCAGACGTCCAACGACTACAACGGTGTCGCCGTCACCTACGCCCAGGTCGCGGCCCATCCGACGCTGCACCGGGTGCGCACCGAGAACCGCAAGACCTTGGTGATCCTGGACGAGGTGCACCACGGCGGCGACGCGAAGTCGTGGGGCGACGCCATCCGTGAGGCCTTCACGCCGGCCGTGCGCCGGTTGGCGCTGACCGGAACCCCGTTCCGCAGCGACGACAGCCCGATCCCGTTCGTCAACTACGAGCCCGACAGCGCCGGGGCGATGCGCAGCCGTGCGGATCACTCGTACGGGTATTCCGACGCGTTGCGGGACGGCGTGGTCCGGCCGGTGTTGTTCCTGGCCTACTCCGGCGAGGCGAGTTGGCGGACCGGTGCCGGCGAGGAGTTCACCGCTCGATTGGGTGAACCGTTGACCGTCGAGCAGACCGCCCGGGCCTGGCGCACGGCACTGGACCCGACCGGCGAGTGGATGCCCGCCGTGATCAGCGCCGCCGACCAGCGGCTCAACCAGGTGCGCCAGTCGATTCCCGACGCCGGCGCCATGGTGTTGGCGTCGGACCAGGAGTCGGCCAAGGCGTACGCCACGATCATCACCCAGCTCACCGGCGTCGAGCCCACGGTCGTGCTCTCCGACGACCCCAAGGCCACCGGCCGTATCGCCGAGTACGCCGCCGGGCAGTCGCGGTGGCTCGTCGCCGTCCGCATGGTCAGCGAGGGCGTCGACGTTCCTCGGCTGGCCGTCGGCGTCTACGCCACCAGCTCGTCGACCCCGTTGTTCTTCGCCCAGGCCATCGGCCGCTTCGTGCGTTCGCGGCGGCCCGGCGAGACCGCCAGCGTCTTCCTGCCCAGCGTGCCCGTGCTGCTCCAGCTGGCCGCCGAGCTCGAGGCCGAGCGCGACCACGTCCTCGGCAAGCCGCACCGGGAGTCCGACGGCTGGGACGACGAGCTGCTCAAGGACGCCAACCGGACCAAGGACGAGGGCGAGGAGGAGAAGGGCTACACCTCGCTGGGCGCGTCCGCCGAGCTGGACCAGCTCATCTTCGACGGCTCCTCGTTCGGCACCGCCGCCATGGTCGGCACCGAGGAGGAGCAGGACTACCTGGGCCTACCCGGTCTGCTCGCCCCCGACCAGGTCCGTGACCTGCTCCGCCAGCGCCAGGCCAAGCAGCTGGCCGACGTCTCCGCCCGCAAGGCCGCCGAGCCCGACCCCGTTGCCCAGCCCGCCCGCACCCGCACCACCCAGGAGCGCCTGGCCGAGCTCCGCCGTGAGCTCAACACCTTGGTGTCCATGCACCACCACCGCACCAAGAAGCCCCACGGCAAGATCCACAGCGAGCTCCGCGCCTACTGCGGCGGCCCACCCACGGCGATGGCCTCGGTCGAGCAGCTCGAGGAACGCATCGCCACCCTGCGCTCCTGGTAG
- a CDS encoding YihY/virulence factor BrkB family protein, which yields MGQQPEQDTGAVAPVKRGPWRLVVRTAGKAWHGDIFSEAAEAAFWQTLSLPPLLLGLLGCLSFVGDWFGPQIVTAVQSKILSFCHTIFSPNVVDQIIAPTVVSILTGAHTEVASIGFLISLWAGSSAMASFVDAITAAYGQHDVRHPVWQRIFALFMYVVGLVLAVIGLPLLALGPDLLATVVPGQWRPLVQQLLSTFYYPVMAVLLVLALTTLYKVALPRKLPWHRGLPGAGLAMVLFLLSSIGLRLYIAWITTTGYTYGALATPIAFLLFTFFLGMAIIVGAHFNSAIEEIWPARMTRRQRRKWRRLELERAAVQIRAGEQAAKWLAEQPETRELATPPPAPTNGAEGVTEKLDTNGVELTEKWQAPSPADVNDTEQLERPSAERQSK from the coding sequence ATGGGTCAGCAGCCTGAGCAGGACACCGGCGCGGTCGCACCCGTCAAGCGGGGGCCGTGGCGACTCGTGGTGCGCACGGCCGGCAAGGCCTGGCACGGCGACATCTTCTCGGAGGCCGCGGAGGCGGCGTTCTGGCAGACGCTGTCGCTGCCGCCGCTGCTGCTCGGTCTGCTGGGCTGCCTGAGCTTCGTCGGCGACTGGTTCGGGCCGCAGATCGTCACCGCCGTGCAGTCCAAGATCCTTTCGTTCTGCCACACCATATTCAGTCCGAACGTCGTTGATCAAATCATCGCCCCGACGGTGGTGAGCATCCTCACCGGCGCGCACACCGAGGTGGCCTCGATCGGCTTCCTGATCTCGCTGTGGGCCGGCTCGTCGGCGATGGCCTCGTTCGTGGACGCCATCACCGCCGCCTACGGGCAGCACGACGTGCGGCATCCGGTGTGGCAGCGGATCTTCGCGCTGTTCATGTACGTCGTCGGCCTGGTGCTGGCGGTGATCGGGCTGCCGCTGCTGGCGCTGGGACCGGACCTGCTGGCGACGGTCGTGCCCGGGCAGTGGCGGCCGCTGGTGCAGCAGCTGCTGAGCACGTTCTACTACCCGGTGATGGCCGTGCTGCTGGTGCTGGCGCTGACCACGCTGTACAAGGTCGCCCTGCCGCGCAAGCTGCCGTGGCACCGGGGGCTGCCCGGCGCCGGGCTGGCCATGGTGCTGTTCCTGCTGTCCAGCATCGGGTTGCGGCTCTACATCGCGTGGATCACCACCACCGGCTACACCTACGGCGCGCTGGCCACGCCCATCGCGTTCCTGCTGTTCACGTTCTTCCTGGGCATGGCGATCATCGTCGGCGCGCACTTCAACAGCGCCATCGAGGAGATCTGGCCGGCGCGGATGACCCGCCGGCAGCGGCGCAAGTGGCGGCGGCTGGAGCTGGAGCGGGCCGCGGTGCAGATCCGGGCCGGCGAGCAGGCGGCGAAGTGGCTGGCCGAGCAGCCCGAGACCCGCGAGCTGGCGACCCCGCCGCCGGCGCCGACCAACGGCGCCGAGGGTGTCACCGAGAAACTCGACACGAACGGCGTCGAGCTCACCGAGAAGTGGCAGGCGCCGTCGCCCGCCGACGTGAACGACACCGAGCAGCTCGAGCGCCCGTCGGCGGAACGACAGAGCAAATAG
- a CDS encoding DUF3039 domain-containing protein, whose translation MTQTLPETDTRRDADETTGDDAPKMFHYVKKAKIAESAVMGTHVVALCGEVFPVTKSPKPGSPVCPECKKIYEMMSE comes from the coding sequence ATGACCCAGACGCTGCCCGAGACCGACACCCGGCGGGACGCCGACGAGACCACCGGCGACGACGCGCCGAAGATGTTCCACTACGTGAAGAAGGCCAAGATCGCCGAGAGCGCGGTCATGGGCACCCACGTGGTCGCGCTGTGCGGCGAGGTGTTCCCCGTCACGAAGTCGCCGAAGCCGGGATCGCCCGTGTGTCCGGAGTGCAAGAAGATCTACGAGATGATGAGCGAGTAG
- a CDS encoding pseudouridine-5'-phosphate glycosidase yields the protein MATQPQVSNEVRAALDEGRAVVALESTILAHGLPPGRNREVADRVEQVIRDAGAVPATIAVLDGRPVVGLDAKQLDRVCDPASALVKLSRRDLGPAIGLGRDGATTVAGTASIAARAGIGVFATGGLGGVHRGAAETWDVSADLGVLSETPVLVVCSGVKSVLDIGATLELLETSSVPVLGWRTDRFPAFYLRESDFEVPWRVDDAKQAAAAVRAHREYAPGQAGVLLANPVPVEHEMPRELHDRLLAEGLELLVTRNVRGKDVTPVLLEHFHTASGGVSLDTNEQLVLSNARVAADVAVELAR from the coding sequence ATGGCTACACAACCGCAGGTCAGCAACGAGGTGCGGGCCGCGCTGGACGAGGGCCGGGCGGTGGTCGCGCTGGAGAGCACGATCCTGGCCCACGGGCTGCCGCCGGGCCGCAACCGCGAGGTCGCCGACCGGGTGGAGCAGGTGATCAGGGACGCCGGCGCGGTGCCGGCGACGATCGCGGTGCTGGACGGGCGGCCGGTGGTCGGCCTGGACGCCAAGCAGCTGGACCGGGTGTGCGACCCGGCGTCGGCGCTGGTCAAGCTGTCGCGACGGGACCTGGGGCCGGCGATCGGGCTGGGCCGGGACGGGGCGACGACGGTGGCCGGCACGGCCTCGATCGCGGCCAGGGCCGGTATCGGGGTGTTCGCGACGGGCGGCCTCGGCGGCGTGCACCGGGGCGCGGCCGAGACCTGGGACGTGTCGGCCGATCTGGGCGTCTTGTCGGAAACGCCGGTTCTGGTGGTGTGCTCGGGCGTGAAGTCGGTGCTGGACATCGGGGCCACGCTGGAGCTGCTGGAGACCAGCTCGGTGCCGGTGCTCGGCTGGCGTACGGACCGGTTCCCGGCGTTCTACCTGCGGGAATCGGACTTCGAGGTGCCGTGGCGGGTGGACGACGCGAAGCAGGCGGCCGCGGCGGTCCGGGCGCACCGGGAGTACGCGCCGGGCCAGGCCGGAGTGCTGCTGGCCAACCCGGTGCCGGTGGAGCACGAGATGCCCCGCGAGCTGCACGACCGGCTGCTGGCCGAGGGCCTGGAGCTGCTGGTCACGCGGAACGTGCGCGGCAAGGACGTGACGCCGGTGCTGCTGGAGCACTTCCACACCGCCAGCGGCGGCGTGAGCCTGGACACGAACGAGCAGCTGGTGCTGTCCAACGCGCGGGTCGCCGCCGACGTGGCTGTCGAGCTGGCCCGATGA
- a CDS encoding carbohydrate kinase family protein, translating to MTVIVVGDAAMDVVAKHHTAIEHAGDSRADITLAVGGAGANTAAWLASLGVDTVLVGRVGDDMAGRQVRSELEAVGVRCAFATDPAAPTCCVVVLVDTEGQRSMLADRGANARLAGPDLTVNLLETASHLHLSGYVLLDPASRDAGLEMLAAARGAGLTTSVDPQAALHIVKQGAETFLAMVAGVDLLLPNSEELSALTGSRDPGSAVELLGHVGAVAVTTGPDGASWIDRIGRWDVPAVPATCVDSTGAGDAFDAGLLSAWLDGKPPLDVLRAGVTAGSKAVSHVGGQPQP from the coding sequence ATGACGGTGATCGTGGTCGGCGACGCCGCGATGGACGTCGTCGCCAAGCACCACACCGCGATCGAGCACGCCGGCGACTCACGGGCCGACATCACGCTGGCCGTCGGCGGCGCGGGCGCGAACACGGCCGCCTGGCTGGCCTCACTCGGCGTGGACACCGTGCTGGTCGGGCGGGTCGGCGACGACATGGCCGGCCGGCAGGTGCGCTCGGAGCTGGAGGCGGTCGGGGTGCGGTGCGCCTTCGCCACCGACCCGGCCGCGCCGACCTGCTGCGTCGTCGTGCTGGTCGACACGGAGGGCCAGCGCAGCATGCTGGCCGATCGCGGCGCGAACGCCCGGCTGGCCGGGCCCGATCTGACCGTCAACCTGCTGGAGACGGCCAGTCACCTGCACCTGTCCGGTTACGTGCTGCTGGATCCGGCGTCACGGGACGCGGGGCTGGAGATGCTGGCCGCGGCGCGGGGTGCGGGGCTGACCACGTCGGTCGATCCGCAGGCCGCGCTGCACATCGTCAAGCAGGGGGCGGAGACGTTCCTGGCCATGGTGGCCGGGGTGGACCTGCTGCTGCCCAATTCCGAAGAATTGTCCGCTTTGACCGGTTCACGGGATCCCGGGTCGGCGGTCGAGCTGTTGGGCCACGTCGGCGCGGTGGCCGTGACGACCGGACCGGACGGGGCCAGCTGGATCGACCGGATCGGCCGCTGGGACGTGCCGGCCGTGCCCGCGACCTGCGTGGACTCGACCGGCGCCGGGGATGCCTTCGACGCCGGCCTGCTGTCGGCCTGGCTGGACGGCAAGCCGCCGCTGGACGTGCTGCGGGCCGGCGTCACCGCCGGCTCCAAGGCCGTCTCCCACGTCGGCGGCCAGCCGCAACCGTGA
- a CDS encoding DUF3099 domain-containing protein produces the protein MKGSDRDDTPVLITGAAPSYADESRARKRKYTIMMLMRVPCLLLAVAFINIWWLCLLFLVLSIPLPWVAVLIANDRPPRKQEEINRYNAEKAARRALAREVSEHDEPPKPATPPKSIEG, from the coding sequence GTGAAGGGCTCTGACCGGGACGACACACCGGTTCTCATCACCGGGGCCGCGCCCTCGTACGCGGACGAGTCACGGGCACGCAAACGCAAGTACACGATCATGATGCTGATGCGTGTGCCGTGCCTGCTGCTGGCCGTGGCGTTCATCAACATCTGGTGGCTGTGCCTGCTGTTCCTGGTGCTGTCGATTCCGCTGCCGTGGGTGGCCGTGCTGATCGCCAACGACCGCCCGCCGCGCAAGCAGGAGGAGATCAACCGCTACAACGCCGAGAAGGCCGCCCGCCGCGCCCTGGCCCGCGAGGTCTCCGAGCACGACGAGCCGCCGAAGCCGGCGACCCCGCCCAAGTCCATCGAGGGCTGA
- a CDS encoding DUF7059 domain-containing protein — MFSDKFCDQLRDAFREARYEPDAVVDLLGGPAHAALGRGEPEPARRASADGGALGTLIRVFLLGDSASRAETQAALGSLSVSDAVAEGLLREDGGNLRADLDVRPYGDDQGSWWVVSDQDSDLRGAPVRPDHVLGVGHASLSLARATARRPVDTLLDLGTGCGVQALHATRHARRVTATDLSERALSLASATFRLNELDVDLARGEWFQPVAGRRFDQVVCNPPFVVGPARVDYTYRDSGLAGDDASALVVRQLPAFLNEGGVGQLLASWVHRKGEDWTDRVASWLPRGGVDAWFVQRDVAEPSLYVGTWLRDAGIDPRSDEGRVKAAAWLDWFEANDVLGVGFGFVTLRRTGAAHPEIVCEDLRHAFDDPLGPEAAAWLDRVSWLRQHGSAEGLLATRFLVPATVMLEEVSQPGDEGWDAVVRRLHRTDGPGWQHEVDELAAALLAGCRGALPLGDLLHLLAYGHGQSVDDLVAAALPIVRDLVRHGMVIPA; from the coding sequence GTGTTTTCTGACAAGTTCTGTGACCAGCTGCGAGACGCCTTCCGCGAAGCCCGCTACGAGCCGGACGCGGTCGTCGACCTGCTGGGTGGCCCGGCTCACGCGGCGCTGGGCCGCGGCGAGCCGGAGCCGGCCCGGCGGGCCAGTGCCGACGGCGGCGCGCTCGGCACCCTGATCCGCGTGTTCCTGCTCGGCGACAGCGCGTCACGCGCCGAGACGCAGGCGGCGCTGGGGTCGCTGTCCGTGTCCGACGCGGTGGCCGAGGGCTTGCTCCGCGAGGATGGCGGGAACCTGCGCGCGGATCTCGACGTTCGACCGTACGGAGACGATCAGGGCTCCTGGTGGGTGGTGTCGGACCAGGACTCCGACCTGCGCGGCGCACCTGTCCGCCCGGACCACGTGCTGGGCGTCGGACACGCGTCCCTGAGCCTTGCTCGCGCAACGGCCCGCCGGCCGGTGGACACCTTGCTGGACCTGGGAACCGGCTGTGGCGTGCAGGCGCTGCACGCCACCCGCCATGCGCGCAGGGTCACCGCCACCGACCTGTCCGAACGGGCGCTTTCCCTTGCCTCGGCGACGTTCCGGCTCAACGAGCTGGACGTGGACCTGGCCCGCGGCGAGTGGTTCCAGCCGGTCGCCGGCCGCCGCTTCGACCAGGTGGTGTGCAATCCCCCGTTCGTCGTCGGGCCGGCCCGCGTCGACTACACCTACCGCGACTCCGGCCTGGCCGGCGACGACGCGAGTGCGTTGGTGGTACGGCAATTGCCGGCGTTCCTGAACGAGGGCGGGGTCGGCCAGCTGCTGGCGTCGTGGGTGCACCGCAAGGGCGAGGACTGGACCGACCGGGTCGCGTCCTGGCTGCCGCGCGGCGGGGTCGACGCCTGGTTCGTGCAGCGCGATGTGGCCGAACCCTCGCTGTACGTGGGCACCTGGCTGCGTGACGCCGGCATCGACCCGCGGTCCGACGAGGGCCGGGTCAAGGCGGCGGCGTGGCTGGACTGGTTCGAGGCCAACGATGTTCTCGGTGTCGGCTTCGGTTTCGTCACGCTGCGTCGCACCGGCGCGGCCCACCCGGAGATCGTGTGCGAAGACCTGCGGCACGCCTTCGACGACCCGCTGGGCCCGGAGGCCGCGGCCTGGCTGGATCGAGTGAGTTGGTTGCGGCAGCACGGATCCGCCGAGGGTCTGCTGGCCACCCGGTTCCTGGTGCCCGCAACCGTGATGCTGGAAGAGGTGTCGCAGCCGGGCGACGAGGGCTGGGACGCGGTGGTGCGGCGGCTGCACCGTACGGACGGACCTGGTTGGCAGCACGAGGTCGACGAGCTGGCGGCCGCGCTGCTCGCCGGTTGTCGCGGCGCGCTGCCGCTCGGTGACCTCTTGCACCTGTTGGCGTACGGACACGGCCAGTCGGTCGATGACCTTGTCGCAGCGGCATTGCCGATCGTGCGCGACCTGGTCCGGCATGGAATGGTCATCCCCGCATGA
- the dtd gene encoding D-aminoacyl-tRNA deacylase, whose amino-acid sequence MRAVVMRVTRASVTVGDEVVGEIKEPGLLVLLGITHTDGAEQVDTMARKLHELRILDEEQSCASTGAPLLVVSQFTLYGDTRKGRRPTWTKAAPGSVAEPLVDAVVDALRARGATVATGRFGADMAVESVNDGPFTVLVEV is encoded by the coding sequence ATGAGGGCAGTTGTCATGCGGGTGACAAGGGCGAGCGTCACCGTCGGCGACGAGGTCGTCGGCGAGATCAAGGAGCCCGGTCTGTTGGTGTTGCTGGGGATCACCCACACCGACGGCGCCGAGCAGGTCGACACCATGGCGCGGAAGCTGCACGAGCTGCGGATACTCGACGAGGAGCAATCCTGTGCGAGCACAGGGGCTCCGCTGCTCGTGGTGAGCCAGTTCACGCTGTACGGCGACACCAGGAAGGGCCGCCGTCCAACGTGGACGAAGGCCGCGCCCGGCTCGGTCGCCGAGCCGCTGGTGGACGCGGTCGTCGACGCGCTGCGGGCGCGGGGCGCCACCGTGGCCACCGGTCGGTTCGGCGCCGACATGGCGGTGGAAAGCGTGAACGACGGTCCGTTCACGGTGCTTGTCGAAGTGTGA
- a CDS encoding sigma-70 family RNA polymerase sigma factor, producing MTIPLTIDKEIGHEADLDAQGPAADLVRVYLNGIGKTKLLTAEQEVGLAKRIEAGVFARHMLETARVLDATKKSELTALVRDGERAKNHLLEANLRLVVSLAKRYTGRGMPLLDLIQEGNLGLIRAVEKFDYTKGFKFSTYATWWIRQAITRGMADQGRTIRLPVHLVEQVNKLARIKRDLHQQLGREATTEELARESGIAESKIADLLDHSRDPVSLDMPVGTDEDAPLGDFIEDAEATDAESAVISGLLSDDLRRVLATLDEREQSVIRLRYGLEDGQPRTLDQIGKRFGLSRERVRQIEREVMSKLRQGDRAERLRAYAS from the coding sequence GTGACCATCCCGTTGACCATCGACAAGGAGATCGGCCACGAGGCCGATCTGGACGCGCAGGGGCCGGCCGCCGACCTCGTTCGCGTCTACCTCAACGGCATCGGCAAGACCAAGCTGCTCACCGCCGAGCAGGAGGTGGGGCTGGCCAAGAGGATCGAGGCCGGCGTGTTCGCCCGGCACATGCTCGAGACCGCACGTGTGCTGGACGCCACCAAGAAGAGCGAGCTCACCGCGCTGGTGCGGGACGGCGAGCGGGCCAAGAACCACCTGCTGGAGGCGAACCTGCGGCTGGTGGTGTCGTTGGCCAAGCGCTACACCGGGCGGGGCATGCCGCTGCTCGACCTGATCCAGGAGGGCAACCTCGGTCTGATCAGGGCCGTCGAGAAGTTCGACTACACCAAGGGCTTCAAGTTCTCCACGTACGCGACGTGGTGGATCCGGCAGGCCATCACGCGCGGCATGGCCGACCAGGGTCGCACCATCCGGCTGCCCGTCCACCTGGTGGAGCAGGTGAACAAGCTGGCCCGGATCAAGCGGGACCTGCACCAGCAGCTGGGTCGCGAGGCCACCACCGAGGAACTGGCGCGGGAGTCCGGCATCGCCGAGTCCAAGATCGCCGACCTGCTCGACCACTCGCGTGACCCGGTGAGCCTGGACATGCCGGTCGGCACCGACGAGGACGCCCCGCTGGGCGACTTCATCGAGGACGCCGAGGCCACCGACGCCGAGAGCGCCGTCATCTCCGGTCTGCTGTCCGACGACCTGCGCCGGGTGCTGGCCACGCTGGACGAGCGGGAGCAGTCGGTCATCCGGCTGCGCTACGGCCTCGAGGACGGGCAGCCCCGCACCCTCGACCAGATCGGCAAGCGCTTCGGGCTGTCGCGGGAGCGCGTCCGCCAGATCGAGCGCGAGGTCATGTCCAAGCTGCGCCAGGGCGACCGGGCCGAGCGGCTGCGCGCCTACGCCAGCTA